One part of the Ptychodera flava strain L36383 unplaced genomic scaffold, AS_Pfla_20210202 Scaffold_75__1_contigs__length_567515_pilon, whole genome shotgun sequence genome encodes these proteins:
- the LOC139128876 gene encoding uncharacterized protein — MARTTKAAKEDDWCIVEPTKKNVIAGKGILVARSMVTSAKRNMPIRVLNATSKPVEVKAGSTIGVIRSLKIDDFVSTMGEENSEFIYSNECEVPDKTEEGQSLPAHLLDLWKDASEHLDKSDSRKVANFLVKYQDVISEGDGDLGRTDYVKHRIDTGGAKPIRIPPRRFPFQQQDESRKQIDEMLNKGLIERSNSPWSAPVVLVKK, encoded by the coding sequence ATGGCAAGGACAACAAAAGCAGCAAAAGAAGACGATTGGTGTATTGTCGAACCCACAAAGAAAAATGTGATAGCAGGTAAGGGTATATTGGTGGCTAGGTCGATGGTAACCTCAGCCAAACGGAATATGCCTATTAGGGTTTTAAATGCCACGAGTAAACCAGTAGAAGTAAAGGCAGGTAGCACTATTGGGGTGATCCGGTCGCTGAAAATCGATGATTTTGTAAGTACAATGGGTGAAGAGAATTCAGAGTTTATCTATTCGAATGAATGTGAAGTGCCTGATAAGACGGAGGAGGGGCAATCTTTGCCGGCACATTTATTAGATCTCTGGAAAGATGCAAGTGAACATCTCGACAAGTCTGACAGTCGTAAGGTAGCTAATTTCTTAGTCAAGTACCAGGATGTAATCTCGGAGGGAGATGGTGATCTTGGTAGGACTGATTATGTGAAACATCGCATTGATACAGGGGGTGCCAAACCTATACGCATTCCACCAAGGCGATTCCCATTCCAACAACAGGATGAATCCAGAAAGCAAATTGATGAGATGTTAAATAAGGGTTTAATTGAGCGATCTAATTCCCCCTGGAGTGCGCCGGTGGTACTTGTGAAGAAATGA